In Tessaracoccus sp. MC1865, the DNA window GACGAAGACCGAGGTGGCCGCCGCGCCGCTGTCCGCTCTGACCGCGGCCAACTCCTTCGTTGGGACCACCGGGCTGGCAGTGGGAGGCGTCGCGCATCTCCAGGTTGGAGTCACCCTGCCGGAACAGAGCGAGACCACGGTCAACGGGCAGCTGCCAGCGGGCAGTGTCCAGGGCGGCGAGGTGGCACTGACCTACACCTTCAGCGAGACCCAGGCCACCGCTGGCACCACCCACCGCTGACCACTCACCGGAAGAGGATGAGGAGTAAGCCATGAGGCGCAGTCTGGCTGCGGCCACGCTCGTTCTGGCCATCCTCGTCGCCGTCCTGCCCGCAGCCTCCGCGTCCAGCCGCGCGGAGGCCCGGGTGGGGACGACCACCACCGCTGCGGCTTGGGGCGTAGCGGCGGTGGGGCGGGGCGCTGCGCCCACGGGCTCCCCCCTGATCCTCATCTGGACCAATCTCAAAGGCTTCCGCTACTCGTTCGTCGACCTGGTCAACGTCGGCACCGTCGAGGTGTCCGGAGCGAGCCTGCTGCTCGACTCGGTGGCGCTGTCCGGCGGAAACAACCCGAGCCCACAGCTCACCTTCGACGCCTGCGTAGGCGCGGACTGGAACCCGGCCACCGTCACCTGCTCCGGTGAGGTGGTGCACCTCGGGATGAGCGCGGGAGGGATCATCGACGCGAGGGTTGTCATGGCCGCAGGAGCGCGGATCAGTCTCCGCGTTCTGCACTCGGCCAACCCGAACCAGTTCCGGTCCACCCTGCAGGTGGCCGTCTCGCGAGGCCAGGTTCGCGACGCCACCACCACCAACAGCTGACCGAAAGGCGCTCGACAGATGACCGATCACGCAGTCGCCCAACCTGCTGCCGTCCGTGCCGGCCGGTGCCGTCGGCTCCGAGCCGTCGTTGGCTGGTCCATGGTCACGGCAGTGGTCCTCTGCTGCGTGGCGCTGGCCGTCGTCACGAACATGGGCAACTACCACCTCACCCGGGTGCTCTCGAACAGCATGGCGCCCGCCTTCTCTGTTGGCGACCATGTCATCGTCCAGGACCGTCCGGCCGCCGAACTGGCCGCGGGTCAGATCATCGTGTTGCCGCAGCCGGGCAGCAGCAACCTGTTCATCCACCGGATCCTCACCGTTGAGCACGGCGGAGAGGGACCCATCGTCACCACGCAGGGCGACAACAATCCGGCCCCCGATGCGTGGACGCTGCGCGTGACCTCGCCCACCGTTCCGGTGTTCGTGGCGGCCCTCCCCACCCACGGCCTGCCGTTGCCGACGCTGCCCGCAGCCACCTCGCAGGTGCTCCTCGCACTGGGGCTGGCCGCGCTGTCTCTCCTCCTTCTCCTACCCGGCCGCACCGACCGCAGCGCCCGCTCCGGAGGAGACCCCGCTCACCCGTAGCCCGAGTGTCAATCGCCTCCCACTACTGCCATAATCGCGGTGGGGAGAGGGGGAGCGACCGTGAGGGCGTCGTTCAGTGGCGGTGAGACCGCCGACATCGATCAATTCGTCGCGGAGCGTCGTGAGCGCGTCGCCACCACAGCGATCAGTGAACTGCGCGCCGCCAAAGCGGACGAACTTCCCGCGCTGCTGCACCGGCTCGCCGGGAAACTCGATTCCTTCGGACTTCCGACAGCCGGCGAGGCAGTGCGGGAGCTCCTCGGCGACTTACCGGGCGAGGCCTCTGAACTGAGCCGCCGGGCACACCGGATCGCAGCTCTGCTCAGCTGTGAGGTGGCTTCGTGACCCAGCCGCTCATTCTCGTCGTTGAGGACGACCCGGATCTGCGGGAGCTCATGATGGTGAGTCTCACCAACTCCGGCTACCGCACTGTTGCCGCGTCGGACGGTGACCGCGCCCTCGAGCGGTTCCACGCCTCGGCGCCGGATCTGGTGCTGCTCGACATCGCGCTCGGCCCGCACTCCATCGACGGACTCGAGGTATGTCGCCGGATCCGTCGGGACAGCGACGTACCGGTGGTCTTCCTCACCACGCACAGCGACGCTGTCGACCAGATCGTCGGCTTCTCGTCAGGTGCCGACGACTACGTCACCAAGCCCGTCAATCACCGGCTGCTGCTGGCACGCATCGCGGCGATCCTGCGCCGCGTCCACGGCGCGTCCCGCTCGTCGGACCCCACCGAGCTGGTCGCCAACGGCATCGCCCTGGACTTGGTCGCACGCACCGTCATGGTCAACGGCACCCTCGTGGATCTGACGCGTATCCAGTTCGACCTGCTGGTGCCGCTGGTGGAGGATCCTCGACGCGTGGTGACACGCGACCAACTCGTCGGGCGCGTGTGGGGCGAGTGGTACGGTACCGACCACCACCTCGACGTTCATCTGTCCCGGCTGCGCCAGCGCATCATCGACGCCGGCGGACCACGCGTAGCCCACGCGGTCAGAGGGGTGGGCTACCGCCTGACCAGCTGAGGAGAAGCGATGTCGCCAACCGTCCTTGTCGTCGAGGACGACGCAGACGTTCGATCATTGATCGCGTTCGCCCTCGGGCTCGACGAATCCTGGCGTGTGCTGACGGCGGACTCAGTTGCAGCCGCTTTGGCGGTCCTGGAATCGGACGGGGAGATAGACATCGTGCTGACCGACGGCCAGTTGGGCGACGGCACGTCCGAGACCGTGCGGGCGGCTGCCGCTCCGCGCCCGGTGGTGCTCCTGAGCGCGTGGGCCGACGGCCCATCGGCCAATAGAGTTCCGGAAACCGGGTATGCGGTCAGGATCGCGAAACCGTTCGACCCCATGACCCTGTCCGCGGCCTTGTCCTCGGCCCTGGCTGCCCGCGGCCAGCATCCGGACGAGGAGTAGCCGGAGGTGAGCACCACCGAGAGCCTCCTCACCGCCGCCCTCGACGGGCTCATCGACCTGCATGTGCTCGCCGAACCCGTGCGTGACGCAGACGACAGCATCGCCGACTTCGTGGTGCTCCTGGTCAACCAGACAGCTCTCGACGCCTGGGGGGTGGCGCGCGAGGACGTGCTCGGCGTCGGCCTGCTCGAGATTCTCCCCGGTCTCCGGGACGCCGGCATCTTCGGGCATCTCGTCACAACCTCGCGGACGGGCGAGCCAACCGTGTTGGTGGAGCAGGAATACGCCAGCGAGATGCTGGGCAGCGTCGCCTACTTCGACGTGCGTGCCACCAGGGCCTCGGGCGACCTCGTCAGCATCAGCTGGGCGGATGTCACCGCACGGCACCTCGCCTCTGTCGCCGCGGACGAAGCCAGGGAACGCTACCGGCTGCTCGCCGAGAATGCCTCCGACGTGGTGTTGTGCACCACGGAATGGGCGTTGGAATGGGTCTCGCCCTCGGTCGAAGCGATCCTGGGCTGGCGGTCGGAGCAACTGCTCGGGTCGAGTCCGCAGTACCTGATGCACCCCGACGACGCAGCCATGGTGTGGTCGGCGAGAGCCCCGCGCGCGGCGGGTCCGCAACGCACGGAAGCCCGCGTCCGATGCGCCGATGGCAGCTACCGTTGGATGGATGTGCGTTTCAACCTGGCCGGTTCGCAGGCCTCGGGACAGGCACTGTGGGCGGTGTCCTGCCGCGACATCGATGCCGAGGTGGCGGTTCGTGCCCACCTGCGTGACGAACGCGCGATGTTCGAGGCGATCAAAGAGTCTGTTACTGACGCCTTCGCCACCGTTGACCGCTTCGGGACCGTGATCGCCTGGAACGGGGCCGCCGTGGACATGTTCGGCTATGGGGAGCACGAGGCGCTCGGCCAGAGCTACCGGCTGTTCATGCCGGAGATGTATTGGGCCGTCGTCGAGCGCTGGCTCGGGGACGTCGACGGCAGGGAACTGCGAGAGGCGGCGTCCCGCACCCACCGGGTGCGCCTGCTTCACCGCGACGGCACGACGTTCCCAGGCGAATACTCCATGGCGGTGTGGAGCCGAGGGGACGCCCGCCACGTCACCGTGATTCTCCGTGACGTCACGCGCCAGCAGACTGTCCTGGACAACCTCGAGTACAGCCGCCAAGAGCTGGCCGAGGCCCAGCGGCTCGCCAACGCCGGCAGTTGGACCTACCACCCTCGGATCGGCCGCTTCGAATGGTCCGACGAGCTGCGTCGCATCTACCGGCTGCCGGTCACGGGCCAAACCACCACGATGGAGGAGTTGACCGACCCGATCGTCGAGGCCCAACGGCAACGGGTGATCACCGCCATCGAATCCGCGCTCGCCGGCGGCGTGGAGGCGGACGTGGAGTTCGACCTCCGCTGCGCCGACGGTGAACTCAAGCGTCTCCGCGGGCGGGTCGCCACGGCGACCGACCCTCGGGATGGCAGCCTGCGGGTACGCGGCAGCGCCGTCGACATCACGGGAGCCCACCGGGCCGCAGAGGCCCGCGTGCGCCGCACCGCACGCCATGCCGACTACCTGGCCCGGGTGGAACACACCCTGCGCACCCATCTGTCCGTGGTGGAGGGGTGGTCCGGCATCCTCGAGAAGACGTTCGACGACCTGCCGCCGACTGTCCGCGACGAGGCGATCGGGGCGATCCGCCGCAACGCCACGTCTCTGGTGGCCCAAGTCAAGGGCCTGATGAACGAATCGGCCTTCCTCGCTCAGGCCGACGTCATGGAAGTGGGCCCGGTGGACGTGGCCATCGTCGCCGCCGCAGTGGCTGCCGACTACCGTGGCCTGGCGGAGGGCCGCCGCCTGGAGGTGTCGCCCACGTCGGGGGTGGTGGCGACCGCCTCGGCCGAGGGCCTCGACACCATCGTGCGGCACCTAGTGGAGAACTCGGTCCACCACGCAGGAGAAGGCGGCTCAGTGGAGGTCCTCACGCGGTCGCTTCCCGGCCGCACTGTGGAGATCGTGGTGCGCAACGACGGCGCCCCCATCCCGGAGGGGGTCGAACTGTTCGCGGCGTTTGCGAAGGGTAGGAGCTCGGGTGGCAACGGACTGGGGCTGCACGTCGTGTCCACGTTGGTGGAGGCCATGGGCGGCCGGGTGACCGGCGGCAACCGCACCGACGGGGCCGGCGCCCAGTTCGTCGTCGCGCTTCCCGCGGCGATGGAGGCTCAGCGCTAGCAGCCGCCATCCAGTCGGTGCAGCAGCGCCTCCAATTCGAGCCTCAGCTGGACCGTGCGGCCTCTCACCACCTGGGCCGCACGTTGCCGCAGGGCGGCGTCGATCTCTCTGTCAGCCAGCAGTTCGAGCCAACCCTCGATGACGCTGAAGTGCGTGGCGATGAGATGTTGCTGTTCCCTGACGTGGGCGGCGGTGAGGCCACTGCTCCTCGCAGTGTCAGGTCTGGCTGGAACGGTGGCTGTCACCCCATCATCATCCCGGCCCACCCCTGTCACCCCGTCCCTTTTTCCTCTCTGCAGCCTCACAATGTGGGCGATCTCGCGATTCCGGAGTGGCGAGTGACTGGACGGTCAACGGCACGACGACGGCAGCCGCCATCGTGGCGTCCTGAGCGTCCATACCCGATCGAGGGCTCTGTAGATCACCGCGGAGCGCCCGTCGTTTCGTGTCGTGCCATGCGTCCGGGCTGGTAGTTTCTGGGGTGAGCCCCCTGGCCGTCGTCGAAGGGAAATTCTGGTGTCCAACACTGACAACGAGCTCGCGCAGGTCGCGGCGGTCATCGTGCTCGCCGCGGGTGGCGGGACGCGGATGAAGTCCAAGACCTCCAAACTCCTCCACGAAGTGGCCGGCAAACCCATGCTGAGCTTCGCGGTGTCGGCCGCGGCCGCGCTGGACCCGGAGCGACTCGTCGTGGTCGTCGGGCATCAGCGCGAAGAGGTGGTGGCCCATCTGGAGCAGCTGTCCGAGCAGCTCACCACCGCCGTTCAGGAGGAACAGCTCGGCACCGGGCATGCCGTGGAGTGCGGGCTCGCCGGCCTCGGCGACATCAAGGGCGACGTCGTCGTCACCTACGCTGACGTGCCGATGCTGGCCGGCGACACGCTGCGGCAACTCGTCGCTGTCCACCGTGGCCGCCGCAACGCCGTCACCGTCATGACCTCGCGCGTCGAGGATCCCACGGGCTACGGACGCATCATCCGCGAGGACGACGAGGTCACCGGCATCGTCGAGGACCGCGACGCCACGGAGGAACAGCGCGCCATCACGGAGATCAACTCCGGTATCTACGTCTTCGACGCGGCCAGCCTCCGCGAGGGCCTGGCATCGCTCAAGACCGACAACAACCAGGGCGAGCGCTACCTCACGGACGTCGTGAAGTTCTGTCACGAGCGGTCGCAGCGGGTCGGCGCCCACCTCGTCGACGACGTCTGGCAGACCGAGGGCGTCAACGACCGCATCCAGCTGGCCCGCATCAACCAGGAGATGCAGCGCCGCATCCGGGACTCGTGGATGCTCAAGGGCGTCACCATGATCGACCCGGCGTCCACCTTCATCGACGTCGACGTGGACCTCGCGCCCGACGTGCTGCTCCACCCCGGCGTCATCCTGATGGGTGCCACCACCATCGGCGAGGGCGCCATCATCGGCCCCGACAGCAGCCTGATGGACGTCGAGGTGGGCCCCGGCGCGGAAGTGATCCGCACGCACGGATCGTTCGCCGTGATCGGTGAGGGCGCCACCGTGGGGCCCTTCGCCTACCTCCGGCCCGGCACGATCCTGGGCGACGACGGCAAGATCGGCAGCTTCGTCGAGACCAAGAACGCGCAGATCGGGGCCGGGACCAAGATCCCGCACCTGTCCTACGTGGGCGACGCCATCGTCGACGAAGGGGCCAACATCGGGGCCGGCACGATCTTCGCCAACTACGACGGCGTCCACAAGTCCACCACCCACGTCGGCAAGGCCGCCTTCGTCGGATCGAACTCCGTCCTGGTGGCACCCGTCGACGTCGGCGCTGGCGCGCTGGTGGCCGCTGGGTCTACGATCACGGACGACGTGCCTGCGGGCGCGTTGGGCGTGGCCCGGGGGAGGCAACGCAACGTCGAGGGCTGGATGACCCGCGGTCGTCCGGATTCCAAGCAGGCCGCAGCAGCGGCTGAAAGCGACGGCACCATCCATCCGGCAGTGATCGAGTCCCGAGAAAAGAAGGCCTGAGCCACATGTCCCACCAGATCGCCAAGAACGACAAGCACCTGATGCTGTTCAGCGGGCGCGCCTACCCCGAGCTCGCTGAGGAGGTGGCGAACCTGATGGGCTGCCCGCTGGTGCCAACCCGCGCTCTGACCTACGCCAACTCCGAGATCTACGTCCGGTTCGAAGAGTCCGTCCGTGGCTGCGACGCGTTCGTCATCCAGTCGCACACCGCTCCGGTCAACGAGTGGATCATGGAGCAGCTCATCATGGTGGACGCGCTCAAGCGGGCCTCGGCCAAGCGCATCACCGTGGTGGCCCCGTTCTACCCCTACGCCCGCCAGGACAAGAAGCACCTGGGCCGCGAGCCCATCTCCGCGCGCCTCGTGGCAGACCTGTACAAGGCCGCCGGCGCGGACCGCATCATGTCGGTGGACCTGCACGCCGCCCAGATCCAGGGCTTCTTCGACGGCCCGGTGGACCACCTCTGGGGTCTGCCCGTGCTCAGCGAGTACGTCCAGGAGAAGTACGACACCTCCGAGATGGCCATCGTGTCTCCCGACGCCGGCCGCGTCCGCCTGGCTGACCTGTGGACCGACTACCTCGGTTGCTCGCTGGCTATCATCCACAAGCGCCGCGACCCCAACAAGGCCAACACCGTCGCCGTGCACGAGGTCGTCGGCGACGTGGAAGGCAAGATCTGCCTCCTCGTGGACGACATGATCGACACCGCCGGCACCATCGCACAAGCTGCCCAGGCGCTGAAGGAACGCGGTGCCAAGCAGGTCATCGCGGCGGCCACGCACGCCGTGTTCTCCGGCCCCGCCGCCCAGCGCCTCAACGCCTCCGGCATCGACGAGATCATCGTGACCAACACGCTGCCCCTCCGCACCCCGGAGCCCATCGCGAACCTCACCGTGTTGTCCATCGCCCCGCTGATCGCCAAGGCGATCGACGCGGTGTTCCTCGACGGCTCCGTCACATCGCTCTTCGGTGGCCAGGCCTGAGGTCCTCCCGTTGCGTTGTGAAGGGTACGTCCCGGTTCAGCGGCTCAGAGTGAGGGGCGACGGCTCCGGGAGTGACGCCAGCGCCACGGCGAGCCGCTCGGCGTAGGTGCCGCGAGGTGCCAGGACGGCTGGGGCGCCTGCCGGTCAGGTCATCGGGGTCCGTGACGGGGGGCGCGGTGTAGAAGACCTGCGCGCCGGCGCCGGGGCCTCCGTCGAGCCGGATGCGGTGGGTGAGCACGGCCAGGTTGGCGAACCGCTTGGCGGCCTCCGCTGAATGGTCACAGTGATCGACTGCGAGGTGGAGGCGACAGTGAACGGCCAACTCCACCAGCCAGGCGAAAGGAACTTCCGTCAGGCAGCGGTCCAGAACCACGGAGCCGGATAACGACGACTCCTGGCAGCTCAGGCTGATGTCTGTCGCGCCACTGGAGGCGAGCCAACGCAGGATCGCTGCGTGTTTCTTTCTGGCATTACCTGTCCTTTCGGCCGTTGATTGACCCTATCCCGTTTTCATCCAGGCCGGGTGAACCGTCCTTGAGTTAGCACTATGGGCCCGGACGGGACGAAATAGACTCCATCTCTCACGAAAACACGAAAGATTGTTACACGCCCACCGCGCACCCTCGGCTGCCTCGGGGTCTTCCACGACCCTGGTCTGACCGGGGCCTCATACCTGCGACGTGCGAGGCGGGACGGGGTGGATTCCCCGGGTGCGGCGGCCTCAATAGGTTGGTCGGCGAAACCTCTGGAAGGACACCCCATGACGCAATCCCAGCGCGCCTCGCATCCTGCGTGCGGCGCCCACCACCTCACGAAGGTCTACGGTTCCGACGACCGGCAAGTCGTCGCGGTCAACGACGTCTCGGTGAGCATCGAGCCCGGTTCCTTCACCGCCATCATGGGTCCGTCCGGCTCCGGCAAGTCCACCCTCATGCACTGCATGGCGGGCCTCGACCGTCCGACGTCCGGCTCGGTGTTCGTCGGCACCGACGACCTGGCGCGGCTGCCGGAGAAGAGCGTGACGCGCATCCGTCGCGACAAGGTGGGCTTCGTCTTCCAGAGCTTCAACCTCCTGCCCACCCTCACCGCCGAGCAGAACATCCTGCTGCCGCTCGAACTGGCCGGCAAGAGGGTGGACCGCCCGTTCTTCCAGCAGGTCGTCGCGTCGTTGGGCCTCGGCGACCGCCTCACCCACCGCCCATCGCAGCTCTCCGGCGGCCAGCAGCAGCGCGTCGCCATCGCGCGCGCCATGGTGACCCGCCCCGAGGTGATCTTCGCCGATGAACCCACCGGCGCACTGGACCTGAAGACCGGTACCGCGCTGCTCGAATACCTGCAGCTCTGCTCGCAGGAGCACGGGCAGACCATCATCATGGTCACCCATGATGCGCGCGCCGCCTCGTACGCCGACCGGGCGCTGATGCTGCTCGACGGCCGCATCGTCGCCGACATCGCCCAGCCCACCGCCGAGGGCGTCAGCTCCTTCCTGCAGCAGGCGGTGGCCTGATGTGGCGTCAAGCCGTCTCTGAACTGAGGCTTCATCCCGGCCGGTTCGTGGCCACCCTCATCGCCATCGCCATCAGCGTGGGCTTCATCGCGGCCATCTCCGTCTTCGTCAACTCCGAGCAGACGGCGCTGGGTAAGTCCACCACCATGCCGCTGGCCAACGCGGACCTCTTCGTCACGACGCTGGGCCTCGAACTGCCCGAGCTCGTCGACACCCTCGAGGGGGTCGACGAGGTGCGCGCCGTCCACGAGGTGCCGTTCGGCCAGTCCACCATCCTCAACTTCGGCGACAGGTCAGAGGTGAGCATGCTGTACAGCGTGCCGCCGGCAGACCTCCAGTGGTCTGAACTGGTCGACGGCAGGTGGCCCACCTCTGAGCAGGAGATCGTGCTGTCGCGCGCCGGCCTCGATTCGCTGGGCGCCGACATCGGTGACTCGGTCTCGCCGGACCACGATTCCGCCACCGCCTTCACCATCGTCGGCGCGACCGACGACCCCGCCTCCCTGTGGTCCACCGTCGGCTACCTGCAGTTCGGCCCGGAGTACGTGAGCACCGATTACGCACTGGTCCTCGACGACCGGGCCTCCGCCGCCGACGCCTTCGACGGCGTCTCCGAGGCCGCGGCCTCCCTGGACCCCGACATCACCGTGCGGACGGCGGACGCCGAGCGGCAGACGCAGCTCGACGACCTCACGAACCAGTTCGACATCTTCACGTACCTGCTGCAGACCTTCGGCGTCGTCGCGCTGCTCGTGGGCATGATCACCATCGCCAACACCTTCGCCATCCTCGTGGCGCAGCGCCGTCGGCAGGTAGGCCTGCTGCGGGCCGTGGGCGCCTCGCCGGGTCAGGTGATGGGACGCATCGTCGTGGAGTCGTTGCTGCTGGGTGTCGTCGGCTCGGTCCTGGGCATCGCGCTCGGCTTCGGCGTGGCCCTGATCGGCGGCTCCATCACGGGTTCGCTCTACTGGGGCCTCGACGTGCGCTGGGGCGAGTTGCTCATCGCGCTGCTCGCAGGCGTCGCCGCCACCATGATCTCGGCCATCGCGCCCGCCATCGTGGCGTCGAGGGTGAAACCGCTCGAGGCGCTGCAGGCTGTGCCGACCGAAGCCCAGGCACGGCGGGCCGGCCTCATCCGGACCATCCTCGTGGCCCTCACCGCGGCCATCGGCGTCTTCCTCGTCGTGATGAGCCGCATCAACACCGAATGGAGCGTGTTGTGGGCCGTGGGTGCAGGCGCGTTCCTGACGGTCGCGGTGCTCGCGGCGGCCCCGTTCTTCGTCCCGCCGCTGCTGAAGCTGCTGGGCGCCGTCTTCGGCAGGACGGGTCCGACGGCCAGACTCGCCTTCACCAACGCCGCCCGCAACCCCAAGCGCGCCGCGGCGACGGCCACCGCGCTGATGCTCGCCGTCGGGCTCATCGTGACGCTGCAGGTGGCGCTGGCGACGGCCCGCACCTCCGGCACGGAATCCATCCACGCCACGTACCCCGTCGACTTCACCGTCTCGTTCGCCGACGATGAGGTGCCGGCCGACCTCATCGAACGGCTCGAGGGCATGGAGGGTGTCGCGGGTGTGCGGACCCTGCCGGCGAAACAGTTGGACAACGACGTGGTGGCCTTCGATCGCAACGGCCTGCTGCGGGAACTCGGCAAGCGCATCGCCGAGGACGCCCATCCGCAGGACGGCGAGGTGGTCGTCTCGGAGGGGAGCCTGCTCGCCCAGGGCCAGGACACGGTGACCCTGCCCGGTGCCAACGGCGACGTGACGCTGAAGGTGGTTACGGGCGCCGGCCTCGAGTATTACCAGGCCTCGGTGAGCACGGCCACGCTGGAGCAACTGGCCGGCGACCCCGTGGAGCGCGAGATCTGGATCACCTTGAAGGACCGCGGCGACCTGCAGGCCATCAACCAGGTGATCAAGGTCCTGGAGACGGTGCCCGACGCCTTCTTCGGCGCGTCCGGAGCTGGCGCGATCCTGGTGCTCAACCAGGTGCTCGACGTCATGCTGATCGTGCTGACGGGCCTGTTGGGCGTGGCGATGATCATCGCCCTGGTGGGCGTCAGCAACACGCTGGGCCTGTCGGTGATCGAGCGGCAGCGCGAGTCCGCGCTGCTCCGCGCCCTCGGCATGCAGCGCTCCGGCCTGCGCTGGATGCTGCTGGTGGAGGCCCTCGCCCTCGTCGGGGTGGGGGTGCTCATCGGGCTCGTGGCCGGCATGTTCTTCGGCTGGTTGGGGGTGTCGTCGACGCTCCTGATGATGCCGGGCGAGAACGTCCAGCTGCACTTCTCGATCGACGCGCTGTACACCGCCGGGCTCATCGCCGTCTGTCTGGTGGCGGCCGTCCTGGCCTCGCTGCTGCCCGGTCAGAAGGCGGCCGGCGCGTCCCCGACGGAGGCGCTGGCCGCCGACTGAGGTGCCTCTGGGCAGTAGCATTGCGGCATGGGGGATGGTGCGAATCAGGGTCGCGGCAAGGTCATAGTGACAAACTTCGACTCGGTCGCCCAAGCGCGTCTCTGGCGCGAGCGTGGCTCTGCGGAGGCAACCGATCAGCTGTTGGCCATGCTTCGCACTGCAGTGCTGCTCGGTGAGGATCTTCAACTCGACCGGAACCAACTTTTCGACGGCATCTTCTTCCTGGCCCTCGGGCCGGACCGCATCGGAGCTGAACTCGGTCTTCAACAGGGCGCGTCACTTCCCATAAGACTGACGGGTAGCGCACCCGAGGGTTTCGACCTCTCAGCGCTCGACCTGCTCAACTCCGGGATGGCCATCGGTGCCGCACAAGCTGCGCGGGTACGTAGGGCAGTCGAGGCCTTCTTGGATATTCAGCTCGGGCATGTCCGCTCCGCCGAGTTTCAGGCATCATCCTCAGCGATGATGGCCGTATGCGGGTCGAAGGAGGGCAATGCGTGGCTGCTCCCACCGGCTGGTCCCCACTGGTTTCCGGGCACTGGCTTCCGGGACCGACTGCATCCCATGACCGAAGTTCTCAGAGAGATGATGCATCTCATCGCCAAGGCCCAGGATGAATGGGCGGACGCTCTTCTGCGAGACAGACTGACCGTTGGAGTGTGGCGGGGTGGCATCCCCATCCTGGAGGGGCACCGCGAGGAGCTGAGGTCGCTGGGCTTCCCCGAAGAAGATCTTGTTCCCCTTGCGCGCGACGTCTCAGGTCTGGAGACGCAGGTGCGCAAGGTGGCGCTCGATGAGCTGGCCTCCCGTGCGCTGGAGAGGTGGGGTGGATCGGGAGAGGGCGGTGGGGGTCGACCCCGCGACTTCACCCATTCGGAAGCCCGCGAGATGCGGTTTGCATTGGAGCTGTGGTCGAGAGGCTATTACCGGGCGATCGCTAGACGTGACGGTGCCATGCTGGTGGCCTTCGCGGAAGCAGCTGATGCAGGAGGTAAGGGCGCGGACCCGCTGCGCCGTGCTTACGGCCTCGAAAAGCCTGACCGGGACCTGTGGCAGCGAATCCGTGACGCCATTCCTGCGCGGTCGGCTGGCGCTGAGCTCAGCGGCGCAATGCGCATCGACGGGGAGATCCTGGACCACCTTCGCCAGATCGACCCGGGTGTCTACAGGCAACTGACTCGAACCTCTTCGGGGGTGCTTTCCCGCATCCGGGCACGAGACTCCTCAGCAATGATGGATCTTGCCCTAGCTACCAGGGAGGCGGTCTCGAGCGTTCCGCGCCGCCGGCCCCGTATCGTCCGCAACGCCGTGCGCGTCGGCGCCCTCACCCTGGTCGCGCTGCTGGTTGCCTTCCTCGCGGTGGTGCCCGG includes these proteins:
- a CDS encoding ABC transporter permease yields the protein MWRQAVSELRLHPGRFVATLIAIAISVGFIAAISVFVNSEQTALGKSTTMPLANADLFVTTLGLELPELVDTLEGVDEVRAVHEVPFGQSTILNFGDRSEVSMLYSVPPADLQWSELVDGRWPTSEQEIVLSRAGLDSLGADIGDSVSPDHDSATAFTIVGATDDPASLWSTVGYLQFGPEYVSTDYALVLDDRASAADAFDGVSEAAASLDPDITVRTADAERQTQLDDLTNQFDIFTYLLQTFGVVALLVGMITIANTFAILVAQRRRQVGLLRAVGASPGQVMGRIVVESLLLGVVGSVLGIALGFGVALIGGSITGSLYWGLDVRWGELLIALLAGVAATMISAIAPAIVASRVKPLEALQAVPTEAQARRAGLIRTILVALTAAIGVFLVVMSRINTEWSVLWAVGAGAFLTVAVLAAAPFFVPPLLKLLGAVFGRTGPTARLAFTNAARNPKRAAATATALMLAVGLIVTLQVALATARTSGTESIHATYPVDFTVSFADDEVPADLIERLEGMEGVAGVRTLPAKQLDNDVVAFDRNGLLRELGKRIAEDAHPQDGEVVVSEGSLLAQGQDTVTLPGANGDVTLKVVTGAGLEYYQASVSTATLEQLAGDPVEREIWITLKDRGDLQAINQVIKVLETVPDAFFGASGAGAILVLNQVLDVMLIVLTGLLGVAMIIALVGVSNTLGLSVIERQRESALLRALGMQRSGLRWMLLVEALALVGVGVLIGLVAGMFFGWLGVSSTLLMMPGENVQLHFSIDALYTAGLIAVCLVAAVLASLLPGQKAAGASPTEALAAD